In the genome of Nonomuraea sp. NBC_00507, the window TGGGCGTGCAGGGACCGGCCCGAGGTCTGGATGTGGTACTTCAGCTTCTGCGATCGCTCGGCGGCGCCGTAGCGCTCCCGCATGGCCACCGCCCAGATGCGGCGGGCCACCCGCCCGAGCACGCTGTACTCGGGGTCCATACCGTTGGAGAAGAAAAACGACAGGTTCGGCGCGAAGTCGTCGATGTTCATGCCGCGGGCCAGATAGGCCTCCACGTAGGTGAACCCGTTGGCCAGGGTGAAGGCGAGCTGGCTGATCGGGTTCGCGCCGGCCTCGGCGATGTGGTAGCCGGAGATCGAGACCGAGTAGAAGTTGCGCACGCCGTTCTGGATGAACCACTCCTGGATGTCGGCCATCATCCGCAGGCTGAACTCGGTGGAGAAGATGCAGGTGTTCTGGCCCTGGTCCTCCTTGAGGATGTCGGCCTGGACGGTGCCGCGGACGGTGGCCAGTGTGCGGGCCCGGAGCTCCGCGGCCTCCTCGGGCGTGGGCTCCCGGCCGTCGTGCTCACCGCGGAAACGATCGAGCGCCTGGTCGATGGCGGTGTTGAGGTAGAAGGCCAGGATCGTGGGCGCGGGGCCGTTGATCGTCATGGACACCGACGTGTTGGGCGCCGACAGATCGAACCCGTCGTAGAGCACCTTCATGTCGTCGAGGGTCGCGATCGACACCCCGGAGGTGCCGACTTTTCCGTAAATGTCGGGACGGGGGTCGGGGTCGTGGCCGTACAACGTCACCGAGTCGAACGCCGTCGACAGCCGGGTCGCGGGCTGGCCCCGCGACAGCAGCTTGAAGCGGCGGTTGGTGCGGAACGGGTCGCCCTCGCCCGCGAACATCCTGGTCGGATCCTCGTCCTCACGCTTGAACGGGAACACGCCGGCCGTGAAAGGGAACGTTCCTGGAAGGTTCTCGCTCCGCAGGAAACGCAGCAGGTCACCGTGGTCGGTGTAGCGGGGCAGGGCCACGCGGGGCACGCGGTTGCCCGAGAGCGTCTCGCGCCAGAGCGGGGTGTGGATCTCGCGGTCGCGTACCTTCACGACCAGTTCGTCCGCGGTGTAACGCTCCTTGACGGCCGGCCAGGTGTCGATCAGGGTGCGGCACTCGTCGGTGAGCTCGCGGTCGGCTTGGGCGTGCAGGTCCTTGAGCCGGTCGTCGCTCATGAGCTGCTGGACGGCGGCCAGCTGCTGGCGACGGCGCGCCACCTCCGCCTGGGCCAGGGTCTCGGCGTGGTACGCGCGGACGGCCTCGGCGATCTCGGCCAGGTAGCGGGACCTGGCGGGCGGCACGATCGCCGCCGAGACCTGCGAGGTGCGCCCGGACACCTGCGGCAGCAGGCCGGGGCCCGCGTCCTCCAACAGGAGACCCTTGAGGTGGTGGTAGAGGGCCGTGACGCCGGCGTCGTTGTAGCGGGCGGCGATGGTGCCGAAGACGGGCATGTCCTCGGGCCTGGCGCCGAACGCCTCGCGGTTGCGTACGAGCTGGCGGCGCACGTCGCGCAGGGCGTCCTCCGCGCCGCGGCGCTCGTACTTGTTGATCACGACGGCCTCGGCGAAGTCCAGCATGTCGATCTTCTCGAGCTGGGAGGCCGCGCCGAACTCGGGGGTCATCACATAGATGGGCACGTCCACGTGGGGAACGATGCCGGCGTCGCCCTGGCCGATGCCCGGCGTCTCGACGATCACCAGGTCGTAGCCGGCCGCCCGGCAGGCGTTGATCACCTCATCGAGGCAGGCGGGCACCTCGTTGGCGGCGCCCCTGGTGGCGAGGGAGCGGAAGTAGACCTGGGGGCCCAGGCTGTTCATGCGGATGCGGTCGCCGAGCAGCGCCCCGCCGCCGCGCCTGCGGGTGGGGTCGATGGCGATGACGGCGATGCGCAGCTTGTCGTCGTTGTCGACGCGGAACCTGCGGACGAGCTCGTCGGTGAGCGAGGACTTGCCCGAGCCGCCCGTGCCCGTGATGCCCAGCACCGGCGCGCGCTTGTCCGCCGTCAGCCCTTCGATCGCCCGGCCGCTCTCGATGAGCGTGATCGCCCGGGCCAGCGCCGCCTGGTCGCCGGCGACCACCGCCTCCGCCGCGGGCGGGTCGCCCAGCTCGACGTCGCAGTCCTCGATCAGCTTGTTGATCATGCCGGGCAGGCCGTACCGCTGGCCGTCCTCGGGCGAGAAGATGCGGGTGACGCCGCGCTCGTGCAGCAGCTCGATCTCCTCGGGCACGATCACGCCCCCGCCGCCGCCGTAGACCTTCACGTGCCCCGCGCCGCGCTCACGCAGCAGCTCCACCAGGTAGGTGAAGAACTCGACGTGCCCGCCCTGGTAGGAGCTGATCGCCACACCCTGGACGTCCTCCTGGATGGCGGCCGTGACGATCTCCTCGACCGAGCGGTTGTGCCCGAGGTGGATCACCTCGGCGCCCTGCGACTGGAGAATGCGCCGCATGATGTTGATCGCCGCGTCGTGCCCGTCGAACAGGGCCGCGGCGGTCACGAAACGGACGGGGTGTACCGGGACGTGCACGCCTGATCACTCCTTCGTGAGGGCTCTCTCTTCGAAGATACTAGGACGTCCTACTATTTCCCAAGGACGTCCGGGGTAGGGGACCCGCCGAGGGGGTGACGCCGGATGCGTGCACTGACGTTTGCGCCAGGCCACAAGGGAACGCTCGACGTGCGAGACGTGCCCGATCCCGAGCTCGGCAAGGGCGAGTTGCTCGTCCAAGGGCTCGCGCTGGGCATCTGCGGGACCGACCGGGAGCTGGCGGATGCCGAGTACGGCTGGCCGCCGCCGGGCGAAGATCGAATGATCATCGGGCACGAGTCGCTCGGCCGGGTGCTGGAAGTGCCGGAAGGCTCCGCGTTCTCCCCCGGCGACCTGGTGGTCGGCGTCGTACGCCGGCCCGATCCCGTGCCGTGCGGGGCATGCCGGCGCGGCGAGTTCGACATGTGCCGCAACGGCCGCTACACCGAGCGCGGCATCAAGGAGATCGATGGGTACGCCAGCGAGCGCTGGACCATCGAGGCCGCGTACGCGGTGCGCCTGGACCCGTCGCTGGAGCGCGTCGGCATGCTGATGGAGCCGGCGTCGATCGTGGCCAAGGCGTGGGAGCAGATCGAGCGGATCGGCTCTCGAGCCTGGTTCGAACCGCGCACGCTGCTCGTGACCGGGGCGGGGCCGATCGGGCTGCTGGCCGCGCTGATAGGGCAGCAGAGGGGGCTGGAGGTGCACGTGCTCGACCGGGCTCCGGAAGGGCTCAAGTCGCAGCTGGTGAACGATCTGGGCGGGACGTACCACTCGGCGTCGTCGCTGGCGGCGTTCGCCTCTGATAAACCGGACATCATTATCGAGTGCACCGGGGTGGGGCAGCTCGTCATGAACGCCATGATCACCACCGCCCCGGCGGGCATCGTCTGCTTGTGCGGCCTCTCGCCCGGCGGCCGTACGCACCGGGTGGACGCCGGTGTCATCAACCGGGACATCGTGCTGGAGAACGACGTGGTCTTCGGCACCGTCAACGCCAACCAGCGGCACTACAGGGATGCGGCCGCGGCGCTGGCCAAGGCGGATCCTGGCTGGTTGGAGCGGCTCATCACGCGGCGGGTGCCGCTGGAGCACGCCCTGGACGCCTTCGAGCCCGGAGGAGACGACGTCAAGGTCGTCATCGACCTCGCCTCGTAGCCCGCGACGCTCCCATCGCCTCCCCGTGTAAGACCCCAGCCGGGTCGTTTAGGTGGGGTCGTAGGGCTTGCGCCGGGCGGGGGTGGAGTGCCGGCTGGCCGCATGGCCCGAGCCGGCCGTGACGCGGGCCTTGGTGGATCGGCCAGGTTGAGGGGACTGCGTGGTGGCGGCGCGTGTCTTGGCGGCGCCCGCCAGCGCCTTCGACGCTCCCACCGACGCCTTCTCGCGAGGCTCGTCCTCATCCGGCAGAGAGAGCATGCCGTGGGACGAGGGGCGGGTCGCCGGCTTCTCCGTGCGCCGGCCGGTTGGCGCGTTCCATGGCCGGAGCCAGGTGAGGCGGCGGTGAGTGCCGCGGCGGCGGCCGGTGACGCGTAAGGAGAGCACGATGGTCATGAGCACCATGGCGGCCAGCAGCGCGGGCGGCGTGCCTAACACGTCCAGTGGCGAACCCGGCGCGGGTTCGGCCCGCGGCGTCGAGATGAAGGGCCGCTCCGTGGTGCGGATCTCGTCGGGCCTCTCGGCGGCAGCGGCCTTGACCAGCCGTGGCACGCCGTACCCGACCACCTTGTCGGCCTCTCGGGTCTTGCGCTTGAGCCAGACGCGGTCGACGTTGGCCTCGATCGTGTGGATCTTCTTGCCCTCGACGCGCTCCACGACCCCGACGTGGTCGATGCCCTTGTAGCTCTTGCCGCCGCGCCAGTCGAAGAAGACAAGGGCGCCGGGCTCGGGCTGCTGTGTCCAGGCGCCCTGCTTGATGAACCAGGCGGCATGGGACGGCGTCCAGGCGAACTCGCCGACATATTGGGTCAGGCCCGCCTTGTCGGCCGCCCAGGCCAGGAACATGTCACACCACGGCGCATTGCGGTACTGGGTGTCTTGGACGCGATCCGCGTACCACTGGCCGAACTTGGTGAACTGGCCGCCTTTCTCCTTATAGCCGAGTTCCTGCCGTACCGTTTCCAGCAGCTCGTCAGCGATCGGGTCCAGGGTGACTCCTCCCAGAAAACCGGCAAATCACGATGGACTGTAATAGCGCCGTCAAGAAATTGCGCAGCTGACCGGGAAAGTGTCTTGAAATGAGTTGAAATATCGGCTAAGTGACTGGTGAGACAGCTGGGACTATCGACGACTCACGTTAGGAGCCGGCACCAACGCGATAGACCGACACGTCCCCCGCGCCCGGCGCGACCACGTCGGCCACGATCACGGTGACGTTGTCGGGTGACCCGCCTTCGTTGGCCAGATCGATGAGCCGCTGGACGGCCGCCGCCGGGTCTGCCACCGTGGTCAGCACCTCGTGCAGGACCTCGGGCCCGAGGACCGTCGTCAGCCCGTCGGAGCAGAGGAGGTAGCGATCATCAGGCTCGGCCTCGCGCAGCGCCATGTCAGGCTCGGCCCTGCCCTCGCTGCCCAGCACCCGCAACACCATCGAACGCCGGGGATGCACGGCGGCTTGATCCTCCGTGATCCGCCCTTCGTCCACCATCGACTGCACCAGTGTGTGATCCTTGGTCATCTGGTAGAGAGCACCATCACGCAACAGGTATCCGCGGGAGTCACCAAGATGAGCCAGGGCGAACCGGTAGCCGTCCCACAACATGGCGGTCACCGTGGTCCCCATCCCCCGGCGCGCGGGGTCGATGTCGGCCAGCTCGACCAACCGGCGCCCCGCCTCCTGCACGGCCCCCTCCAGCGCCACCTCCAGGTCGGCGCCGGTCTCGGGAAGCGTGGCATCCAGCTCGCGCATGACGGAGATGGCGGCCGAGCTCGCCAGCTCGCCGGCCGCGTGCCCGCCCATCCCGTCGGCCACCACGAGCAACCGGCCGCTCGCATAGCCGGAATCCTCGTTCTGCTCCCTGCGGCGGCCCACGTCTGACCCGGCGGCATAGCGGATGTTGTGCTTCATACCTTGCAGTAAATCATTGGTTGAAAGACTTCACAAGCAGATGCGCTGAAGACTCTTGTGAACTACTGTGGGCTCCATGAGCCACGACCCGACCGTCAACGCCGGGGACATCGCCCGGCTCGCCGGTGTCGGGCGGGCCGCGGTGAGCAACTGGCGCCGCCGCCACGACGACTTTCCCCAGCCCATCGGCGGCACCGCCAACCAGCCGCTGTTCTCACTGCGCCAGGTCGAGTCCTGGCTGCGCCGCTATGGGAAGTCCTACCAGGTCTCACTGGGAGATCGGGTGTGGCAACGCCTGAAAGCCACCGGCGATTTGCGGCTGGGCGAGTTGGTGGCCCAGGCAGGAGCCCTGCTGACCGGTCATCAAGGAGCCCTCGGCGACGGCCCCACGCAGGTTGGGGGCGCCTCTGAGGAGTCCGGTGGTGATCCGGCGCAGGCCGGCACCGGGCCGCGGCCGGCCGGTGTCAAGGGGGGTCTGGATCCCGAGTCGGCCGGGCTCGTGATGGAGCTGGCCGACCGGCACGACCCGCTGACCGCGTACGAGTTCCTGTGCGAGCGCTACCTCGAGGCCCACTCCCGGCAGCTCTCGGTCACCCGCGAGGACGTGGCCGAGCTGATGGTCCGGCTCGTGCGCGCGGAGGGCTCCACGGTCCTCGACCCCGCCTGCGGGGTCGGCACGCTGCTGCTGACCCCCGCCGGCCCGGCGCGTGTGCTGGGACAGGAGCTCAGCGAGACCTCGGCCGCCATCGCCGCCTCCAGGCTCAGGCTGCGCGGCATCGACGCCGAGATCGTGGCCGGCGACGCGATGCGCCACGACGGCTTCGCCGGTGAGCGGGCCGACGCGGTGGTGTGCGACCCGCCGTTCAATGAGCGGGCCTGGGGCTACGAGGAGCTGACCGGCGACCCGCGCTGGGAGTACGGCCTGCCGCCACGCGGCGAGCCCGAGCTGGCCTGGGTGCAACACTGCCTGACGCACGTCAAGCCCGGCGGCCTGGTCGCCATCCTGATGCCCCCGGCCGCCGCAAGCCGCAAGGCGGGCCGCCGCATCCGCGCCAACCTGCTGCGCGCCGGCGCGTTGCGTGCCGTCGTGGCGCTGCCGGGCTCGGACCTGTGGCTGCTGCGCCGTCCGGCCGCGGGCGAGCGGCCGCCGTCCGAAGTGCTCATCCTCGACGCCACCGCCGACCTCGGGAGCGTGGAGCCGGCCTGGCAGGCTTACCTGGAGGACCGTTCCGACCAGACCGTGCGCATCATCGACCTGCTGGCCGACGAGGTCGACATGACCCCGGCCCGGCACCAGCGCCGCGACGACGTCGGCCGGGCCTTCGCCGAGGCACGTGACCGCTTCCTGGCGGCCGCCGCCGTGCCACCCGACCTGAAAGTCCTGGAGCAGCAGCTGGACCAGCCCGCCACGACGCTGGGCGACCTGATCAAGGAGGGCCTGGTGACCACGTCGCAGGCCCCGCCCAAGATGACCGCCGACGGCGGCGACGTCCCGGTCCTGACGGCGGACGACGTGCTCAACGGCACGCCGCCGTCCGGCTCCACGACCACGCAGCAGGGCCTGATCACGATCCGCCCCGGCGACGTGGTGGCCTCCTACTCCAGCGTGCGTGTGATGACCGACGGCGGCGCGGTGCTGGGCGCGCACCTGACGCTCTACCGGGTGGACTCCCGCCGGCTGGATCCGGACTTCCTGGCCGGCTACCTGCGGGCGGCCGGCGGCCGGGCCACGACCGGCTCCAGCAGGTTCGACGTGCGCCGCACTCGCCTGCCGCGGCTGTCGCTGAAGGAGCAGAAGGCGTACGGCGAGGCCTTCCGCCAGCTCGCCGTGCTCGAAGACGCCATCCGCGAGACCTCGACGCTGGGGCAGACGCTGATCAGACTGGGTCTCGACGGCCTGGCCGACGGCCACCTGCACCCGCAGTCCTGACGGTGTAGTTTTTCCCGAAAGGCTGCGGGGAGGGGCGAATGGTCATCGGCGACCGCTATGAGCTCGACGACCTCCCTCTAGGTCAAGGTGGCATGGGCGCCGTCTACGCCGGCCATGACCGACACCTGGACCGCCGGGTGGCGGTGAAGCTGCTCAGGCTGCCCGGCGGCCCTGATCACGAGCTGGAGAGCCGGTTCATCCGTGAGGCCCGCATCCTGGCCAGGCTGGAGCATCCCGGCGCGCCCGTGCTTTACGACTTCGGCACCCACGAGCAGCGGCTCTACCAGGTGATGCAGTTCATCGAGGGTGTGACGGTGGCCGACGTGGTCAGCGAGCACGGCCCGCTGCCCGTGTCGTGGGCGGCCGCCATCGCGGCCCAGGCGTGCGCGGTGCTGTCGGCGGCGCACGCCCTGGCGATCTGCCATCGCGACCTCAAGCCGACGAACCTCATGCTCTGCCCGGACGGCAGCGTGAAGGTGCTGGACTTCGGCCTGGCCATGCTGCGGGACGCGGACGTCACCACGTTCACCAGGATCGGGCAGATCCTCGGGACGCCGGCGTACATGGCGCCCGAGCAGATCCAGCACGGCGTCGCCGAGCCACGCAGCGACCTCTACTCGCTCGGCTGCGTCCTGCACGAGATGCTGACGGGCCACCAGTTGTTCACCGGTCCGACCGACTACGTGGTCTTCGAGAAGCAGGTCAAGGAGCGCCCGCCGGCCGTTCCCGGCATTCCCGTCGAGCTGAGCGCACTGCTGGCGCAACTGCTGGAGAAGCAGCCGGGCGACCGGCCCGCGGACGCGAACGAGCTGTACCAGCGGCTCGACCCGTTCGCCGTCGAACTGCCCATGCTGCCCGGCTTCTTGACCAAGGCGCCGAGCCCCGGCCGCATGTACGCCCGCATGGCGGGCCGCGCCCTCAGCGGCTGAATCACGCCGCGCGTTCCTCGGCGCACGCCCGGGAACCCAGACGTGAACGCGCTCTCTCACGTAACACCGATCGTTATCTAGCTCCCTTGACAGAGCCACATGTGTGCCGGGAATCTCTTGAGAGAGCGCTCTCTCACCCAGAAACCTCAGACTCCTGCACAGGAGGGTTCCATGACCCCTCGGATCCGGCTCGCCGTGCCCCTGCTCGCCGCCGCCCTGCTCACGGCCGCGTGCGGCGGCGGAGGGAACACCGCCACCCAGACAAGCTCCAAGCCGGGAGAGAAGATCAAGCTGACTGTCGGCCTCTTCGGCGACTTCGGCTTCAAGCCGCTCTATGAGGAGTACAAGAAGACCCACCCCAACATCGAGATCGTCGAGAACGTCACCCAGTTCAACGACCACCACACCAACCTGGTCAAGCGGCTGGCCACGAACGCGGGCGCGGGGGACGTCGAGGCGGTCGAGGTCGGCTACATCAGCACGTTCACGGCACAGCCCGGCAAGTTCGTCGATCTCCAGCAGTACGGGCTCGACCAGCGCAAGGCCGACTACCTGGACTGGAAGTGGCAGCAGGGCCTGAGCAAGGACGGCACGCAGGTGCTCGGGCTCGGCACCGACGTCGGCGGACTGGCCATGTGCTACCGCAAGGACCTGTTCGACAAGGCTGGGCTGCCGACGGACCGGACCGAGGTGGCGGCGCTCTGGCCGACATGGGAGCAGTACATCGCGACCGGCAAGAAGTTCGCGGCGGCCGACGTGGCCGGCGCGAAGTTCGTGGACTCCCCCGGTGAGATCTTCCGCGCCATGGTCAACCAGGCGCCGATCGGCCTGTACGACGCCCAGGACAACATCATCGTGGCCTCCAACCCTGACGTGAAGAAGGCCTGGGACCTGTCCAACCAGCTCACTCAGGAGGGCCTGACCGCCAAGCTCGCGGCCTTCTCGCCGCCGTGGAACACCGGCTTCGCCAAGGGCTCGTTCGCCACGATCATCTGCCCGGCCTGGATGACCGGCTTCATCCAGGAGCAGGCCAAGGACGCCTCCGGCAAGTGGGACATCGCGACCGTACCCGGCGGCTCGGGCAACAGCGGCGGCTCGCACCTGATGGTGCCCAAGCAGAGCAAGCACCCGAAGGAGGCGGCCGAGCTGATCAACTTCCTGACCTCCAAGGAGAACCAGGCCAAGGTGTT includes:
- the icmF gene encoding fused isobutyryl-CoA mutase/GTPase IcmF, with protein sequence MHVPVHPVRFVTAAALFDGHDAAINIMRRILQSQGAEVIHLGHNRSVEEIVTAAIQEDVQGVAISSYQGGHVEFFTYLVELLRERGAGHVKVYGGGGGVIVPEEIELLHERGVTRIFSPEDGQRYGLPGMINKLIEDCDVELGDPPAAEAVVAGDQAALARAITLIESGRAIEGLTADKRAPVLGITGTGGSGKSSLTDELVRRFRVDNDDKLRIAVIAIDPTRRRGGGALLGDRIRMNSLGPQVYFRSLATRGAANEVPACLDEVINACRAAGYDLVIVETPGIGQGDAGIVPHVDVPIYVMTPEFGAASQLEKIDMLDFAEAVVINKYERRGAEDALRDVRRQLVRNREAFGARPEDMPVFGTIAARYNDAGVTALYHHLKGLLLEDAGPGLLPQVSGRTSQVSAAIVPPARSRYLAEIAEAVRAYHAETLAQAEVARRRQQLAAVQQLMSDDRLKDLHAQADRELTDECRTLIDTWPAVKERYTADELVVKVRDREIHTPLWRETLSGNRVPRVALPRYTDHGDLLRFLRSENLPGTFPFTAGVFPFKREDEDPTRMFAGEGDPFRTNRRFKLLSRGQPATRLSTAFDSVTLYGHDPDPRPDIYGKVGTSGVSIATLDDMKVLYDGFDLSAPNTSVSMTINGPAPTILAFYLNTAIDQALDRFRGEHDGREPTPEEAAELRARTLATVRGTVQADILKEDQGQNTCIFSTEFSLRMMADIQEWFIQNGVRNFYSVSISGYHIAEAGANPISQLAFTLANGFTYVEAYLARGMNIDDFAPNLSFFFSNGMDPEYSVLGRVARRIWAVAMRERYGAAERSQKLKYHIQTSGRSLHAQEMNFNDIRTTLQALIAIYDNCNSLHTNAFDEAVTTPTADSVRRAMAIQLIINREWGLARNENPLQGSFIIEELTDLVEEAVLAEFERLSDRGGVLGAMETGYQRGKIQDESMLYEMRKHDGSLPIIGVNTFTKELDEPAPHTLELARGTEEEKRSQLDRLQAFHERNLSETPAQLARLREVAMSDGNAFEVLMEAARFCSLGQITEALFEAGGQYRRNV
- a CDS encoding glucose 1-dehydrogenase; translated protein: MRALTFAPGHKGTLDVRDVPDPELGKGELLVQGLALGICGTDRELADAEYGWPPPGEDRMIIGHESLGRVLEVPEGSAFSPGDLVVGVVRRPDPVPCGACRRGEFDMCRNGRYTERGIKEIDGYASERWTIEAAYAVRLDPSLERVGMLMEPASIVAKAWEQIERIGSRAWFEPRTLLVTGAGPIGLLAALIGQQRGLEVHVLDRAPEGLKSQLVNDLGGTYHSASSLAAFASDKPDIIIECTGVGQLVMNAMITTAPAGIVCLCGLSPGGRTHRVDAGVINRDIVLENDVVFGTVNANQRHYRDAAAALAKADPGWLERLITRRVPLEHALDAFEPGGDDVKVVIDLAS
- a CDS encoding CHAP domain-containing protein encodes the protein MGGVTLDPIADELLETVRQELGYKEKGGQFTKFGQWYADRVQDTQYRNAPWCDMFLAWAADKAGLTQYVGEFAWTPSHAAWFIKQGAWTQQPEPGALVFFDWRGGKSYKGIDHVGVVERVEGKKIHTIEANVDRVWLKRKTREADKVVGYGVPRLVKAAAAERPDEIRTTERPFISTPRAEPAPGSPLDVLGTPPALLAAMVLMTIVLSLRVTGRRRGTHRRLTWLRPWNAPTGRRTEKPATRPSSHGMLSLPDEDEPREKASVGASKALAGAAKTRAATTQSPQPGRSTKARVTAGSGHAASRHSTPARRKPYDPT
- a CDS encoding PP2C family protein-serine/threonine phosphatase — protein: MKHNIRYAAGSDVGRRREQNEDSGYASGRLLVVADGMGGHAAGELASSAAISVMRELDATLPETGADLEVALEGAVQEAGRRLVELADIDPARRGMGTTVTAMLWDGYRFALAHLGDSRGYLLRDGALYQMTKDHTLVQSMVDEGRITEDQAAVHPRRSMVLRVLGSEGRAEPDMALREAEPDDRYLLCSDGLTTVLGPEVLHEVLTTVADPAAAVQRLIDLANEGGSPDNVTVIVADVVAPGAGDVSVYRVGAGS
- a CDS encoding HsdM family class I SAM-dependent methyltransferase, which produces MSHDPTVNAGDIARLAGVGRAAVSNWRRRHDDFPQPIGGTANQPLFSLRQVESWLRRYGKSYQVSLGDRVWQRLKATGDLRLGELVAQAGALLTGHQGALGDGPTQVGGASEESGGDPAQAGTGPRPAGVKGGLDPESAGLVMELADRHDPLTAYEFLCERYLEAHSRQLSVTREDVAELMVRLVRAEGSTVLDPACGVGTLLLTPAGPARVLGQELSETSAAIAASRLRLRGIDAEIVAGDAMRHDGFAGERADAVVCDPPFNERAWGYEELTGDPRWEYGLPPRGEPELAWVQHCLTHVKPGGLVAILMPPAAASRKAGRRIRANLLRAGALRAVVALPGSDLWLLRRPAAGERPPSEVLILDATADLGSVEPAWQAYLEDRSDQTVRIIDLLADEVDMTPARHQRRDDVGRAFAEARDRFLAAAAVPPDLKVLEQQLDQPATTLGDLIKEGLVTTSQAPPKMTADGGDVPVLTADDVLNGTPPSGSTTTQQGLITIRPGDVVASYSSVRVMTDGGAVLGAHLTLYRVDSRRLDPDFLAGYLRAAGGRATTGSSRFDVRRTRLPRLSLKEQKAYGEAFRQLAVLEDAIRETSTLGQTLIRLGLDGLADGHLHPQS
- a CDS encoding serine/threonine-protein kinase — its product is MVIGDRYELDDLPLGQGGMGAVYAGHDRHLDRRVAVKLLRLPGGPDHELESRFIREARILARLEHPGAPVLYDFGTHEQRLYQVMQFIEGVTVADVVSEHGPLPVSWAAAIAAQACAVLSAAHALAICHRDLKPTNLMLCPDGSVKVLDFGLAMLRDADVTTFTRIGQILGTPAYMAPEQIQHGVAEPRSDLYSLGCVLHEMLTGHQLFTGPTDYVVFEKQVKERPPAVPGIPVELSALLAQLLEKQPGDRPADANELYQRLDPFAVELPMLPGFLTKAPSPGRMYARMAGRALSG
- a CDS encoding ABC transporter substrate-binding protein; this encodes MTPRIRLAVPLLAAALLTAACGGGGNTATQTSSKPGEKIKLTVGLFGDFGFKPLYEEYKKTHPNIEIVENVTQFNDHHTNLVKRLATNAGAGDVEAVEVGYISTFTAQPGKFVDLQQYGLDQRKADYLDWKWQQGLSKDGTQVLGLGTDVGGLAMCYRKDLFDKAGLPTDRTEVAALWPTWEQYIATGKKFAAADVAGAKFVDSPGEIFRAMVNQAPIGLYDAQDNIIVASNPDVKKAWDLSNQLTQEGLTAKLAAFSPPWNTGFAKGSFATIICPAWMTGFIQEQAKDASGKWDIATVPGGSGNSGGSHLMVPKQSKHPKEAAELINFLTSKENQAKVFKEEGTFPSIPALYDDPSIQNFTKPFFGDAPIGKIYSEAAKALKPQHLGPKEGDVRVAIGNGLGRVEQGKQTPDEAWAQVLEDVKKIK